One genomic region from Leptolyngbyaceae cyanobacterium JSC-12 encodes:
- a CDS encoding K+ transport system, NAD-binding component (IMG reference gene:2510094499~PFAM: Cation transport protein; TrkA-N domain) yields MSFSDMKSKIIVCGLDATGYKIFRLLKQQGARVIGIHNRPLPGEGDDVIIGDLQATETLLEAGIRDAQTLVLTDSEDGVNLGVLMQARVLNPRIRIINRLFNTSLGDRLDHTLPDHITMSVAALAAPIFAFSALGSAAIGQLKLFNQTWPIHQIHINETHPWRGRTLTDLWDDRDRMLIYYLPAHGQIDLVSAVVSGRSLQVGDRLIVGTKPRIKTASQRSISQQIAKLITGFSYLRQHSQALLGSTLLLLFIILFSVLFYVSNTFDKSLIDALYFSVSMITGAGDSLISIESASDGLKIFTVFTMLVGAAIVGLSYALLNDFILGTRFDRFWEAARIPQRNHFIICGLGGLGMQIVQHLRSCGHEVVVIEKDPNCRFLASVRAQKIPVIQGDTTLPTSLKSANFEHAQALLAVTSTDAVNLETALNAKGLNPRVPVIVRYQDPEFAWMAQLVFDFDAVLSPAELVAPAFAAAALGGRVLGNGMTADSLWVAMATMITPSHPFCGARVKDAAISWDFVPLYIETATQTIHGWNLLDVCLSAGDILYMTVPATQLEQLWQTTPSPLRSV; encoded by the coding sequence ATGTCCTTCTCAGACATGAAATCTAAAATAATTGTTTGTGGCTTGGATGCAACGGGCTACAAGATCTTTCGGTTGTTAAAGCAACAAGGAGCCAGGGTAATCGGGATTCATAATCGTCCGCTACCTGGTGAGGGAGATGATGTCATTATTGGTGACCTGCAAGCCACAGAAACTCTTTTAGAAGCAGGGATTCGAGATGCCCAAACCCTGGTGCTAACTGATAGCGAAGATGGAGTGAATTTGGGTGTATTGATGCAGGCACGAGTTCTCAATCCCCGGATTCGGATTATTAATCGGTTGTTTAATACCAGTTTGGGCGATCGCCTAGACCATACCCTGCCGGATCACATCACGATGAGTGTGGCTGCACTGGCAGCTCCCATTTTTGCTTTCTCTGCGCTGGGGAGTGCCGCCATTGGGCAACTCAAGTTATTCAACCAGACCTGGCCCATTCATCAGATTCACATTAACGAAACTCATCCCTGGCGCGGACGTACTCTAACCGATCTGTGGGATGATCGCGACCGAATGTTGATTTATTATTTGCCTGCCCATGGACAGATAGATCTGGTGTCTGCGGTGGTGAGCGGACGTTCGCTACAAGTAGGCGATCGCTTAATCGTAGGAACAAAACCCAGGATTAAAACTGCTTCTCAGCGATCGATTTCCCAGCAAATCGCCAAATTAATTACCGGATTTAGTTATCTGCGCCAGCACAGTCAGGCATTGCTAGGAAGTACGTTGTTACTATTGTTTATTATTCTGTTTTCTGTCCTGTTTTACGTTTCCAATACATTCGACAAATCGTTGATTGATGCACTGTATTTTTCTGTCAGCATGATTACAGGTGCTGGAGACAGTTTAATCAGCATTGAATCAGCATCCGATGGACTAAAGATATTTACCGTGTTCACGATGCTGGTAGGAGCAGCGATCGTGGGTCTATCCTATGCACTACTCAATGATTTCATCCTGGGTACCCGGTTTGATCGCTTCTGGGAAGCAGCCCGCATTCCCCAACGCAATCACTTCATTATTTGCGGTCTAGGCGGATTGGGAATGCAAATTGTGCAACACCTCCGCAGCTGTGGTCATGAAGTCGTTGTGATCGAAAAAGACCCCAACTGTCGGTTTCTGGCGTCAGTCCGAGCACAAAAAATTCCTGTGATTCAAGGCGACACTACTCTGCCGACCTCACTCAAGTCTGCCAATTTTGAACATGCTCAAGCACTATTAGCTGTAACCAGCACAGATGCCGTTAACCTGGAAACCGCCCTTAATGCTAAAGGATTAAATCCCAGAGTGCCTGTAATTGTGCGCTATCAGGACCCGGAATTTGCCTGGATGGCACAACTTGTCTTTGATTTTGATGCTGTTTTGAGTCCGGCAGAATTAGTTGCGCCTGCCTTTGCCGCAGCAGCGTTGGGCGGGCGGGTGCTGGGCAACGGTATGACCGCAGATAGTTTATGGGTTGCAATGGCAACCATGATTACCCCTTCTCATCCTTTTTGTGGTGCACGAGTCAAGGATGCGGCAATATCATGGGATTTTGTGCCACTTTATATAGAAACTGCTACGCAAACGATTCACGGCTGGAATTTGCTAGATGTTTGCTTAAGCGCTGGCGACATTCTTTATATGACTGTCCCCGCAACCCAGTTAGAACAATTGTGGCAAACTACTCCCTCACCACTACGCTCTGTCTAA
- a CDS encoding hypothetical protein (IMG reference gene:2510094500~PFAM: Protein of unknown function, DUF393) codes for MSYYVIYDGNCNLCVTLVQLLETLDKGQQFAYIPMQDEVNLGKLGITSQDCEMGMILVDAIAPEKRWQGSDAAEEIGKLLPTGEVFVSAYRALPGLKASGDRIYAQVRDNRYILFGKRKSTYQPRYPACVSNKCKF; via the coding sequence ATGAGCTACTACGTGATTTACGACGGCAACTGCAATCTGTGCGTTACGCTCGTGCAACTACTAGAAACTCTTGATAAAGGACAGCAGTTTGCTTACATCCCTATGCAAGATGAGGTAAATCTCGGCAAGTTGGGAATCACGTCTCAAGATTGCGAGATGGGGATGATTTTAGTCGATGCGATCGCTCCAGAAAAGCGTTGGCAGGGCAGCGATGCAGCTGAAGAAATTGGGAAATTGCTGCCAACAGGAGAAGTATTCGTGTCCGCCTATCGAGCACTGCCTGGTTTAAAGGCCAGTGGCGATCGCATCTATGCACAGGTTCGAGATAATCGCTACATCCTGTTTGGCAAACGTAAATCAACCTATCAACCCAGATATCCAGCATGTGTCTCAAACAAGTGTAAGTTTTAG